The following coding sequences are from one Geothrix sp. window:
- a CDS encoding DUF5675 family protein — MELRLQRNPSSAHATTGTLTVDGQFECYTLEDLVRDLGPTGAGKVQDETAIPPGTYQVIINMSPRLGKPMMRLLDVPFFDGILIHSGNTDADTHGCILVGSRLAGDTIAGSTSTGALVALKTKVQAALDRNEPVHITILNG; from the coding sequence ATGGAGCTCCGCCTGCAGCGCAACCCCTCCAGCGCCCACGCCACCACGGGCACGCTCACGGTGGATGGCCAGTTCGAGTGCTACACCCTGGAGGACCTGGTCCGCGACCTGGGCCCCACGGGCGCGGGTAAGGTGCAGGATGAAACCGCCATCCCGCCCGGCACCTACCAGGTGATCATCAACATGAGCCCGCGCCTGGGCAAACCCATGATGCGCCTGCTGGACGTGCCCTTCTTCGACGGGATCCTCATCCACAGTGGCAACACGGATGCCGACACGCATGGCTGCATCCTCGTGGGGAGCAGGCTGGCCGGGGACACCATCGCCGGCAGCACGTCCACCGGCGCGCTGGTCGCCCTGAAGACCAAGGTGCAGGCGGCCCTGGACCGGAATGAGCCCGTCCACATCACGATTCTGAACGGCTAG
- a CDS encoding DinB family protein → MTPADLLDLFRYDAWANARLASAILQLPPEAAAQDLGGSFPTLRTTFAHIVSAEWLWLERWRGSHPTAAPGWVASADLAQLVGQLKEVEAERDAFLAGLSEADLGATCAFTLLSGKAASHALRDLLVHAANHSTYHRGQLAAMLRRLGSPAPATDFLVYRAEVPPSAGGPG, encoded by the coding sequence ATGACCCCCGCCGACCTCCTCGACCTCTTCCGCTACGACGCCTGGGCCAACGCGCGCCTCGCCTCGGCCATCCTGCAGCTCCCACCGGAGGCGGCCGCCCAGGATCTCGGGGGCAGCTTCCCCACCCTGCGCACCACTTTCGCCCACATCGTCTCCGCCGAGTGGCTGTGGCTGGAGCGCTGGCGGGGCAGCCATCCCACGGCGGCGCCCGGCTGGGTCGCGTCCGCGGACCTGGCCCAGCTGGTGGGGCAACTGAAGGAGGTCGAAGCGGAGCGGGACGCCTTCCTCGCGGGACTCTCCGAGGCGGACCTGGGGGCCACCTGCGCGTTCACCCTGCTCAGCGGCAAGGCGGCCTCGCACGCGCTGCGGGACCTCCTCGTCCACGCCGCCAACCACTCGACCTACCACCGCGGCCAGCTCGCCGCCATGCTCCGCCGGCTCGGAAGCCCCGCCCCCGCCACCGACTTCCTCGTCTACCGCGCCGAGGTGCCGCCCTCCGCCGGCGGCCCCGGCTGA
- a CDS encoding GNAT family N-acetyltransferase: protein MLSIDPAGCSQDLEAVRGLFLEYQAGLGIDLGFQSFDEEVRRLPGDYAPPAGRLLLAKQDGRPVGCIALRGLSPIRGEMKRLFVRPQGRGLGLGRRLVTRLINEARAAGYAELVLDTLPSMAEAQGLYLAFGFRDIPPYRPNPVPGARFLGLSLIPAP, encoded by the coding sequence ATGCTCAGCATCGACCCCGCCGGATGCAGCCAGGACCTCGAGGCGGTCCGGGGGCTGTTCCTGGAATACCAGGCGGGCCTGGGCATCGACCTCGGGTTCCAGTCCTTCGACGAGGAGGTGAGGCGCCTGCCCGGCGACTACGCACCGCCCGCGGGGCGGCTGCTCCTCGCGAAGCAGGATGGCCGGCCCGTGGGCTGCATCGCGCTCCGGGGCCTCAGTCCCATCCGAGGTGAGATGAAGCGACTCTTCGTCCGGCCCCAGGGCCGGGGGCTGGGACTGGGCCGGCGGCTCGTCACCCGCCTCATCAACGAGGCCCGGGCCGCCGGCTATGCGGAGCTCGTCCTGGACACCCTGCCCAGCATGGCCGAGGCCCAGGGCCTGTACCTGGCCTTCGGTTTCCGCGACATCCCGCCCTATCGCCCGAACCCCGTCCCCGGGGCGCGGTTCCTGGGGTTGTCCCTGATCCCCGCCCCGTGA